In Porphyromonas cangingivalis, a genomic segment contains:
- a CDS encoding N-acetylmuramoyl-L-alanine amidase family protein: MRTIVRILLLGLMCSLLALDGDAFGRDAKGRFVVVIDPGHGGHDSGALGRKIYEKTVTLNVALKVGEYIKSLDPSIIVHYTRRKDVFIGLNERADFANNKKADLFVSIHANSAGLKNPKAKGTETYVLGLARTAENLAVAMKENAAILKEDNYTQKYEGFDPNSTESYIIFEFMQNKHLESSLDLAQRVHKGLVGRGFHNRGVRQAGFLVLRRTSMPSILIELGFVTNPSDEAYMGSAKGVDEMGRSIAGAIVAYAEKICSRDGSAGARQTRPTSVEEPPTVVEEAPTPVETNEIETPTPPTPTAVETKGKVTYRVQVYASDKPVKNTAKTFKGYQKHLNHFKEGKMHKYTLYDVGTLKEAQKLQKELNKKYKGCFVVKFIDGKKA, encoded by the coding sequence ATGCGGACGATCGTCAGGATTTTGTTGTTGGGGCTGATGTGCTCCCTGCTCGCTTTGGACGGAGATGCCTTTGGGAGAGATGCCAAGGGGCGTTTTGTCGTTGTCATCGACCCCGGACACGGCGGGCATGACAGTGGCGCACTGGGACGAAAGATCTATGAAAAGACGGTGACCCTCAATGTCGCCCTCAAGGTAGGAGAGTACATCAAGTCTTTGGATCCGAGTATCATCGTCCACTACACACGTCGCAAAGATGTCTTCATCGGACTCAATGAGCGTGCGGACTTCGCAAACAACAAGAAGGCCGATCTCTTCGTCTCCATCCATGCCAATTCGGCAGGACTCAAAAACCCCAAAGCCAAAGGCACAGAGACCTATGTCCTCGGTCTCGCTCGCACAGCCGAAAACCTCGCCGTGGCAATGAAGGAGAATGCCGCGATCCTCAAGGAGGACAACTATACACAGAAGTATGAGGGCTTCGACCCGAACTCGACCGAGTCCTACATCATCTTCGAATTCATGCAAAACAAGCACCTCGAAAGCAGCCTCGACCTCGCACAGCGTGTACACAAGGGGCTTGTGGGCAGAGGGTTTCACAATCGGGGTGTGAGGCAAGCCGGATTTCTCGTACTCCGCCGGACTTCCATGCCGAGTATCCTCATCGAGCTGGGGTTCGTGACCAACCCTTCGGACGAAGCCTACATGGGGTCTGCCAAGGGGGTAGATGAGATGGGGCGCAGCATCGCCGGAGCCATTGTGGCGTATGCGGAGAAGATCTGCTCCAGAGATGGTTCGGCCGGGGCTCGTCAGACGCGTCCTACCTCAGTAGAAGAGCCCCCCACGGTAGTGGAAGAAGCACCGACTCCTGTCGAGACGAACGAGATCGAAACACCCACCCCTCCTACCCCGACAGCCGTCGAGACAAAAGGCAAGGTCACCTATCGGGTGCAGGTCTATGCCAGTGACAAACCTGTAAAAAACACAGCAAAGACTTTCAAGGGGTACCAAAAGCATCTCAACCACTTCAAGGAGGGTAAGATGCACAAGTACACGCTCTACGATGTGGGGACACTGAAAGAGGCGCAGAAGCTCCAAAAAGAGTTGAATAAGAAGTACAAGGGTTGTTTTGTTGTAAAATTTATCGACGGAAAGAAAGCATAG